The window GCGCGCCGCCGAAACGGCTGCGAACGGCGACACAGACAAAAAAATATGTACGACGGGGACACGGCCAAAAATGTGCACGACGGCCATCAAGGACGAAATTGCACTTGCGCTATAAAAAGAGGGCAAAGCCATGGGCACACCACCTACACGGCTATTCTACTTTTTTACAGAGGAAGTATGTGTTTGTTCAATAATGTTTAATTCGATTCGGTTGTTATTTGGGTGTGAATGATAATTAAAAGAATGAACGGTACAGATTAGAAGGCGGCACGTTCGGGAGTTATCTTTATCGGAAAAAGCAATTTTTGTAGTATATTCAAAAAGATTCCATCCTATAGGTTTCCCACtgatttcacacacacacacacaaaaaaaaggAGCCCTTGTTTTCCTTGCCCTGCACGGAGGAATGGGCCAAAACTTGGGCGATTCCTATTTGACGCATAGGTCATTGGGTAGCCTCAATGCCCCTCCAGTGAGCCATGTTCTATGTATAAGGCTGGCCCAGTCTAGTTTCTTTCCCATCGGTTTTGGGAAGATTTAAGAAtacctgaactttttttttcttttatctTTTTAAGTTTTTCCTTCTTTTATTTTCAATCTGTTTGTCATTTCAGTTTTTTTCCTGTttggtttttattttattttctattccattttttgcttttttttaatttctgtgTTTCTTCGGGAAACATCTTTCAAATCCGTGAACCTTTTTTGTATACGTAAACTTTCTAATTATGGAATCAACTTTtaaaaattcatgaatattttctGAAATCATGAAAAAATTCAAATTCGCAAGAAAGTTCAAGCTCGTAAACATTTTTTGAGTCGGCGagcattttttgaaatttgagAACAATTTTTGAAGGTGAGTAATTTTTAAATTCACTCGTAATTTTTCACAAATGGCGCGACTGGACTTAAGAGTGATGTATTCGACATAAACAACTTTGTCTGCGTGCCATGAAAAACAGGGCACAGCACCGACGTGGCtattatatttctttacagagggagtatgtgTTTGTTCAGTAGTGTTTAATCGGATTGGGTTGTTATTTGGGTGCGAATGATAATTTAAAAAATGAACGGGACATACCAAATGGGTCGGCCAGTTGGGTGCATTGACAAGAAACGCGCGCTCATGTGCAGACGTCGGCCAAACTGGCAACCGAAACAGACAAAAAAATAGATAAAATTCACGTTCATCTAGGTTGGCGCGTTAGAGTTGCCCTTAGGCCTTTTCGTGAAAAAACATCGTATAACCAATACCAAACTATTTAGCCCCATTTTAACGTAAAATCAATATGCAAAGTAATTTCTTTATTTCAAAATATGTTGTATGTTTTCTTAAGTTTTGCTGTAAAGTCAAATTTTGTAAAATTTGTTCAAACTTCTATATTCTACATATAGCAGGTACACATAATCTGAACCCACGTTATATTTGTTAGAGAAAAAAAGAACGCTTTTCGCACACGTCCAAATTCCCACTCTCCGCAGTGAGGACTTGTCGGCCGGCCGCCTCGCGAGGGCGCGAGTCCACTGCCAGCACGGCGCCCGCCTCATCGGCCTACCCCGCGCCACATGATAAGTCCCAGCCCTTCCCCGGCTCCCGGCCGGACCGCCGCGAAACTTCTTCTGACTCTGCCGCCGGCCCTCCCTCCTGCCGCGTCAGAAATGGAGGCAATGGCGGCGAGATCGCCCGGGAGGAGGTATCCCAAGGTCTCGGCGGCCTAGCTTTCTCGCTCGCCAAGCCTCTCCGCAGAAAGGTGCGTGCTCTGCTCTTTGGTGCGCGGGCAACGGACTGCGCTTCCTCTGCTCGATGAAATGCCCCTGAGAATGAGAGAAACAGGTATCTTCATGATAACTATCGGTCCTTGGTGGCGTTGGCTGTGGGGTATTTACATGCTGTTGTGTGCTTCTGGCAATCGTGCTGAGTTGTGTGCTACTAAACCAAGCACTAGTGTTGGCACTCTAGTTTGGGTAATTAGTTATAATTTTTGCTAGTAGTATTAGAGATTCCTTGAATGACGCTAGCTATGGCCTTACGAGGGGCAACCATATCGTGTCAGTGATACCCACCCCTCTCTACTAGTATAACGTAAACGTTACTTTGGGAGAAGGGGTGCCCCCTCACAAAAGGGGGTCGCGGTAACCGGTGGAACGACTATATTTACATCAATAAATAACTCTTTCTTGCTAGAAGTGCCAATAATATCCTAATCTTAGTCTCGAGATCGGCAAAAGTTACTTAACTTCAAGTGGATACATTGGGTGCATTTTTCTATGAGCAGACAGATGCTATCACACGGTTTGTGGCTGAAGGTAAAACTTCTCACATGGTAAATTGGTGATGATGTACCTTATTGTCTTGAGATCTCGATCTCACAGACAAATCATACCGCTGATGAAACAAAAATTATCTAAAACTGGTCTTCTTTACTTTATCAAATTAGACACCTCTTAAAACATGACACACGGCAATACCAATCTCAAAGTACTTATCTCTTAACGTTATCTTAAGTCTTAACCCATCTGCTCCTCTTCTACTTCCCAATGATTCCATTAATGAGCAGTACACAGCTTGTGCTATATGAGTCCATGACTTCAGTGGGAAACAAAATAGTTTGTCTTACCATACAAGGAGCTCCAAGTAAGACATGTGAGTACAAGCTAAAAATAACCAATGAAGAGCACAATCGAGTGAGCCAATTAAATTGGAATCCACATCGAGATTGGTGGATACTCACGAGAAGCTAGCTTTGCATAAAAAGAGAGAGCAGGCCTTGTATTATAGTAGGATTTACTTCTgctgacccccccccccccccccccccctcttctaAAGGGAAGTCAGCTAACACACGCTCATCTAGGTGTCCTTGATCTAGATCTGCGCAGCCGCACCCCATATACCATTTCTCTTCTGCACACACTTGTGTTTCCCTGTGTCTGTACAGTGTGAGTTGCAAACTGTTGGAGCAATCATGGCTGAGTATGCAGTTGGGCCACTGATCTCCATGCTGAAGGACAAGGTGTCCAGCTACCTCCTGGAGCGGTACAAGGTGATGGATGGCATGGAGGAGCAGTGTGAGATCCTGGAGCGCAAGCTTCCAGCCATCTTGAATATCATAGAAGATGCGGAGGAGCAAGGAGCTTACCGATCTGGAGTAAGCGCTTGGCTCAAAGCTCTCAAGAAGGTGGCCTGTGAGGCAAACGATATCTTTGACGAATTCAAGTATGAGGTTCTCCGGCGTGACGCCAAGGATAAGGGACACTACAAGAAGCTTGGCTTTGACATCGTAAGCCTCTTCCCTGCTCACAGCCCCATTATATTTCGGTACAGGATGGGCAAGAAGCTGCGCAGGATTGTGCGCATCATTGAGGTCCTTTTCACAGAGATGAATGAACTTGGATTGAAACACCTGCAGCAAGCACCACCATCCAAGCAGTGGCGTAGCACGGATTCAATAATACTCGACTCCGAGAAGGATATTGTCAGCAGGTCAAGAGACGAAGAGAAGAAGAAGATAGTGAGTATATTGGTTAATCAAGCTAGCGACAGGGACCTCATTGTCCTTCCCATTGTTGGAATGGGTGGGCTGGGCAAGACCACCTTTGCTCAACTGGTCTACAATGACCCTGCAATCAAGGAGTATTTTCAACTCCGGAGATGGTGTTGTGTGTCAGATGATTTTGATGTTGTTAAGATTGCAAATAGCATCTGTCAGGACAGTGAGAGTGACCGTGACAAGGCATTGCAGAACCTTCAAAATGAAGTAAGTGGGAAGCGATACCTTATTGTGTTGGATGACGTATGGAATGAAGATGCTGACAAGTGGAAAAAACTCAGGACCTGCCTCAAGCATTGTGGCAAGGGTAGTGCAGTACTGACGACCACTCGTAATGAAAAGGTTGCTCAAAGCATGAAGATGTGTGTTGATTATAGCCATAATCTCGAAAAGCTACATAAAGTGTTTCTTAAGGAAATATTTGAGAATAGAGCATTCTGTTCGCAAAAGATAGATGCTTCTGAGATAAGTAACATGGTTGAACAGATACTGCACAGATGCGGGGGCTCTCCTTTAGCTGCCAAAGCCTTTGGGTCTATGCTGAGTACCAAGACTAGCATAAAAGAATGGACGGACGTACTGACCAGAAGCAATAGCTGCAATGAGAAGACAGACACTTTACTTATACTCAAGCTCAGCTATGAGGACTTGCCATTACACTTGAAACAGTGCTTTGCTTTTTGTGCAGTATTTCCAAAAGATTATGAGATTGATGTGGAGATTTTAATACAGCTATGGATGGCACATGATTTCATACCACTGAAGGAAGATGACAATCTTGAAAAGgtaggccgagaaatttttgacgAGCTAACTTGGAGGTCATTCTTTCAAGATGTCAAGCAAACCCCTCCTCAAAGAGAACAGAGTGAGCTTCGTTCTAGAACAGTATGCAAGATACATGATCTTATGCATGACGTTGCCTTATGTGTTATGGGAAAAGATTGCCTTACCATAGTTGGTAGGCCTAATCAAAAGGAGCTGTTGTCAGCAGGCCCTGCTCGCCACCTGTTCTTATCAAGTCGTGTCATCGGAACTCTTTTGGATGATCATCTGAAGAAACAGTCTCCAGCTCTTCAGACATTGTTGTATACATATATAAGGCCTCTTGGTCCAGTACCACACTTGTCGAAGTACAGTCATCTGCGAGCACTGCAACTCTTTGAATTGAGAAAGCTCCCACTTCGGCCAAGGCACTTACAACACCTGAGGTATCTTGATCTCTCAAACAATGAATTGATCAAAGAGCTTCCCAAGGAAATAAGCGTACTGTATAATCTACAAACTCTTAAAGTTTGTAATTGCAAGAGACTTTGTCGACTTCCAAAGGATATGAAATATATGACAAATCTCCGTCACCTCTATGCTAGTGGATGCACATCATTAGAGTGCATGCCTCCAGACCTGGGGCAACTCACTTCTCTTCAGACTCTAACATATTTTGTGGTGGGTTCTGGTCCTGGTTGCAGTACTATTAGAGAACTATGTGGCTTAAATCTTGGTGGTGAGCTAGAGCTATCTTGTCTTGAATATGTAACTGAAGAGCATGCTAAAGCATCCAGTCTTGGAAATAAAGAGGAACTCACACATCTATCTCTTAAATGGAGTGATGACAGCATCGAGGAACTGGACCAACATAGGAATGTGCTTGATGCTCTTAAACCTCATGCTGCGCTGGAGTTTCTAGGAATATATTCTTACAGAGGTACTGCTTTCCCAACATGGATGACAAGTCATACTTTTCTGCAGCATTTGACTGAGCTCCACCTAGATGGTTGTACGATGTGCGAGCAATTTCCACAATTCGGTCAATTTAAGGCCCTTGAAGTTctcgttttgaaaagattgaaCAGATTGCAAATCCTATGCGGTAGCAATTCATCTGCAGCATTTCCAGCATTAAAAGACCTCAGAATTGAAAATTTGGAGATTTTTGAGGGATGGGTTGCAACAGAACAAGAAGAATCAACATTTCCTTTACTTGAGAATGTTCGAATTGAGAACTGCCCAAAGCTGACAACTCTGCCTGAAGCAACCAGACTCAAAGTTCTAGAGCTAGAAGAAGACAAGCCTCAACTATCCTTATCGATATTGAAATCCAGGTACATGTCTTATTTGTCTGAATTATTCCTGTCTGTTTGTGATACAGAAGCAACACCAACACCGAAGATTGATCAAGATCCTGAAGTATCTCTTTCAAGAATGGTGTTGACTGGTTGCAGCTTCCTGTTCCCATCAAGTCCATTGC is drawn from Aegilops tauschii subsp. strangulata cultivar AL8/78 chromosome 1, Aet v6.0, whole genome shotgun sequence and contains these coding sequences:
- the LOC109773062 gene encoding disease resistance protein RGA2 yields the protein MAEYAVGPLISMLKDKVSSYLLERYKVMDGMEEQCEILERKLPAILNIIEDAEEQGAYRSGVSAWLKALKKVACEANDIFDEFKYEVLRRDAKDKGHYKKLGFDIVSLFPAHSPIIFRYRMGKKLRRIVRIIEVLFTEMNELGLKHLQQAPPSKQWRSTDSIILDSEKDIVSRSRDEEKKKIVSILVNQASDRDLIVLPIVGMGGLGKTTFAQLVYNDPAIKEYFQLRRWCCVSDDFDVVKIANSICQDSESDRDKALQNLQNEVSGKRYLIVLDDVWNEDADKWKKLRTCLKHCGKGSAVLTTTRNEKVAQSMKMCVDYSHNLEKLHKVFLKEIFENRAFCSQKIDASEISNMVEQILHRCGGSPLAAKAFGSMLSTKTSIKEWTDVLTRSNSCNEKTDTLLILKLSYEDLPLHLKQCFAFCAVFPKDYEIDVEILIQLWMAHDFIPLKEDDNLEKVGREIFDELTWRSFFQDVKQTPPQREQSELRSRTVCKIHDLMHDVALCVMGKDCLTIVGRPNQKELLSAGPARHLFLSSRVIGTLLDDHLKKQSPALQTLLYTYIRPLGPVPHLSKYSHLRALQLFELRKLPLRPRHLQHLRYLDLSNNELIKELPKEISVLYNLQTLKVCNCKRLCRLPKDMKYMTNLRHLYASGCTSLECMPPDLGQLTSLQTLTYFVVGSGPGCSTIRELCGLNLGGELELSCLEYVTEEHAKASSLGNKEELTHLSLKWSDDSIEELDQHRNVLDALKPHAALEFLGIYSYRGTAFPTWMTSHTFLQHLTELHLDGCTMCEQFPQFGQFKALEVLVLKRLNRLQILCGSNSSAAFPALKDLRIENLEIFEGWVATEQEESTFPLLENVRIENCPKLTTLPEATRLKVLELEEDKPQLSLSILKSRYMSYLSELFLSVCDTEATPTPKIDQDPEVSLSRMVLTGCSFLFPSSPLQPAVGVWKWFGQLVRLDIDSCDTLISWPEEELRSLVSLKILVIKNCSELIGLAEVKGCCTRGSLPNLTELAIVHCVNLTELFVLPPSLTSLTLEECHSVEFILGQGDATASSEHCNDLASNNMPEQSPPPKVNPLLCLKYLIIQSCNKIRSVPGPLDTLTNLNIGDCSGLESLDSLGDLPLLQALSLVDCKNLASVPGSNGNYSALEKIMIRYCPAINMRPLYGHLQRRCNSLEYKDLSHAGSSNPIKGPKLWEPKSWKYVIPRQWPVY